The DNA window AGGGTCCCGCCTGCCAGGAGCGCCGCGGTTGCCATGGCTTTCAGTCCCCCACTCATTCGTTGACCCTCCCGACGTCCGCGGGGACGGCAGCCACGCCGGCGGCGCCAGGGAGGACGTACGTGAGGACGCGGAAGCGCGCGGTGACGGGAGCCACCATCGTTTCTTGGGGAGGTGTACCGGTGTAAGGCTCCACGTCCAGCCCAATCGGCGTGATGATTCGTGAAAGGGAGGCGATGGAAGCCAGAAACCGGCCGACGGGATGGAAGTCCCCCACCACGGCGACCTCGTAGCTCTGCTCCGTATAGAACTCGCCCGCTTCGCTGGGACCTGGATTCAGCGCCCCCATCTCTACTCCCACGCGCCGCGCCTCGAGCACGATGCTGTTCAGGAGCGCGGGCACTTCGTCATTTTGGGGGATGAGTTCCTCGAGCCGCCGGACGTGCCGCTCGTAGATCACGAGATCGTCTTCGAGATCGGCGCTTCGGGCCTCCACCACACGCGCCTGCCGATTGCGGTTCTCGAGGCCGTCCAGCCGGGCCTGAAGCGAGTCTATCCCGTCGAGCTGGGGCGTGTACCAATACTCGTAGAATCCATAACCGACGGAGATCGCCGCGATGATGATGATCAGCGCGATCTGATGGTTCCTCTCCTTGGGGAGGAGTGACATCGCTCAGTCCCCCTGCACGCCGGGCGGAACCACCGATGGCCCGAAGAGGGGAATGAGCTCGATCACTTCCGGGGGAGGTTCGCGGCTGAACCCTTCGAGAGTAAACGAGTAGACGAACTGGCTGGTCCCGGGTCCGGTCGGAACGGAGACCTGCTCGGAGGAGATGAGCGACACGCGTTCGATGAAGGGCGACGCCTCGAGGTTCTCCATCAGCGTCGTGAGCCCGAAGTAGGTTCCCGACTGTCCTTCCAGTCGGAAGAGGACTTCCGCTCCCCCCCCGGTCACCTCCGTCATGCGGGTAAGCCAGGTGTAGTCCGGGAGCGCTCGCCCGACCTCGTCCATCAGGTGAGGCCAAAGATATCGCGCGTCGTCGATGTCCTGAATCACGGCAACCCGCCGCGCGATCGTGTCGCGGCGAGCTTGAAGCACTCCAGTCCGGCGAATGATCTCGGAAAATCGCGCGGAATCCGCCTGCTGGAGCTCAATCTGAACTTGGAGCTCTTCGGCGACGCCGATGACCCCCAGGAAGAGCCAGGCGGCGCCCCCGAGGACTCCGATCACGGCGATTCCCGCCGCCATGGACCAGCGGCCCATCCTGGGCGCCTTCCCCCCACCCCCGAACTTGGGAAGCGAGAAAGAAAACTTGGGCCCGCGAGAGGATTTCCTCCGGGCGCCGGGCCTGAGGTCTACCTCGATCACCCGATCCTCCGCATCTCGGTCATGGAGCGCGGAGCGCCAGACCCAGGGGGAGAAGGAGCATCGGACCCACCTCGTCGAGGACCAGGTTGGTCGGCGTCCCAGCGCGGACGGGGATCCTCTCGAATGGATTGACGAGGATCGTCTCGACGGCGAGGCGCCCCCCAATCGCTTCGGCGAGCCCGGAGATCCGCGCTCCGCCGCCCGAGAGGTAGATGCGGCCGAGCCCGGCTCCCGAGTCCCGCGTGGTCAAGAAGGCGGCAGCCCGTTCGACACCCACGGCAACTTCGTCGGCGCTGCCGCGGACAAAAGCCATGATGTCCTGTGGGCGCACCTTAGCCTGGAGGAGCTCGTCGGCCGCTTCGGCTGTGAGGCCCCGCTCTCTCTGCAGATCCTCACGCATTTTCCGGGAGCCGAAGGGAATGTCGCGCGTGAGGATCGGACTCCCGTCCTCGAGAATGTTCACGTTCGTCATCTCGTGTCCGACATTCACGAGCGCAACGATCCCCTGCATCCCCTCGGGATAATTTCGCTCGAACGCGTTATGAAGCGCGAAAGCGTCCACGTCGATGAGACGAGGCGACAGCCCCGCCTCGGCGAGGAGCGCGACCTTGTTTTCCACGAGCTCCCTTTTCGCCGCGACCAGCAGAACCTGCATCTGAAGGCCGTCCGAATCCGGATCCAGAATCTCGAAGTCGAGCTCCACGCTGTTGATGTCGAAGGGCACATGCTGCTCGGCTTCCCAACGGATCACCTCGCGTGCGTCCGACTCCTTCATCCGGTCCATCTCGATCTTCTTGATGATCACGTCGTGGCCGCCGACCGCGGTCACGACCTCCTTCTTCTTGAGGCCGGACTCGGCGACGAGCTCCCTTACGGTTTCGGATACCAGTCCAGGATCCATGATTTCCCCCTCCACGATGGCGTCGGGGAGGAGGGGTCTCATTGCGATCCGAACCACTTCCGGATAGTCCCCGGAGTGGTCCACCTCGACGAGCTTCACGAAACCGCTCCCTATGTCGAGGCCGATCGAGGTCTTTTTTTGTCCGAATAGGCCCATCGAAGTCTATGCCGCCTTAGAGTAAACAGATTTTTCCCTTAGGCGATAACAGGTTACCACCCGTCATCGAATGTTGTCAAGCAAGTAATTCCGCAAGCCCTCGGGGTTCCTGTACCTCCGTGAACTGTTTTTGCTCAGAACGATGCCCCCGTGATGTCGACCCACCCGCGTTCCGCGAGCGGGGCCAGCCGATTGAGTGCCGAGTTGTTCATGACCGCCCGCTGGACCGCGCATCGGGAATTGCGAACGATGGAGGACCCGACGAAGGACTGCTCCCCGCCCGCGAGCGTGTCCCCAAGAATGGCCAGGTTGGCGGACATGACACCGCCCGACACGCGCGGGGCGTCCTGCCCCGAGCCCTGGACGCCGAACTCCCCCTGCACGATGATGATTCCGTAGTAGTGGAACGAACCTCTGAGGTCCAAGTCGCCATCGACGAGCAGGATTCCTTGCCCCCGCCCGTTGGACTGGAGATTTGCGTTCCCGTTGATGTAGACGATCGGGAAGTAGCTCCCACAGGCTCCGGACGGGTCGTTGGGATCCCCCCAGTTCATGGGGTCCGCGTAGTTGCATGCCCCTGAACCCGTGAGAGACGGGGTCATCCCGTTGTGGCTTCCGCCCGGAAGGGTGATGGTCGCCATCGCCGCGAGGTCTTCCCAAGTCGTGTCGCCGAACTGCTGGAAGCTCTCCGCGTTCAGATTCGGATCCTCGACGTGTGCCTCCGGGGACCCGCTCACTACCGCGTTTCCCTGGGTCGTCACGGTCCGCGGGGGTGTGGCGACGTCGGTGACCACCGCGGGGAGATCCTCCAGGGGACTCGGGCACAGATCCGCGCCCCAGCCCGCGGGATTTTGATCCTCTCCGCGGATCTGCGCGGATCCGCGAACGGTCACGTCGCCCCGCGTCACGAGCGCCGCCGGGGGCGCGAGATCCACCGAGAGGACTCGCGCGAGAATGCCGAGCGTACGGCTGGCCTCAGCGCCCATGGGAGCCGGAACGGTGCCCGTCGTAATCACGAAGAAGAGCCGATCGTCCACCTTTCGGACCTCCGCCTCCCAAGCACCCTGCGGAGAGGATCCATTGATCGTCTCGGTATTTCCCCAAACGGTAAGCGTGCTCGCTCCAGGGTTGTACGTACCGAGAACGGTGTTCATGCCGTTCTCCGCGACGTAGAAGGCCTGAGAGCCGCGTTCCGTCGCCTGCCCGATGCGTGATTCCTGGGTCGCGAGAACGATCCCCCCGGTCACCAACACACCAACCACGACGAGGGCGAACACGGCCGCGGGCAGTGCGAAGCCCCGCGATGTAGCGCATGGCCGCGCGACACCTGCCACTCCCCTGGACACAAATTCACACCTCAGTGACTCGCTCATCTTGAAGACCTCTTCTCTTGTAAGTTCTTTCACTGTTGTCGTTTTCGTCAGTTTCTGAGCTGCACGGAGGTGGTCAGGCTGTCCCCGATCGCCCCGCCGCTCTCCGTCGTGGCGAGCGAGGCTGTCCTGAGTTCGAGAGTGACGATTCGAACCTGCGCCGGGGTCGCGGCTGGATCTCCGTCCTCATCGAAGTAGTCGAAGCGGAGTCCGTCTTCATCGCGGAGCGGCCCCACCAGCCGTGCGACCGAGCCCCCTGCGACCCGTACGAGGTACAGTTCCCCCGAGAATTCCTCCACCGTGTACTCGATTTCTTCCCAGGATCTCAGCGGCGCCCCCTGACGGATCCAAGTCCAGTCCGTGGCGTCGAAGCCAGTCACGGTGAGGTTCTGGGCCGGATGGTTGTCGGCCCCGCACGTCTGTTCATCCTCGGCATCCTGAATCGTCGTCTCGAGCCAGGCGTCGTCCGCCGCCGTTTCGGGATCGAGATCGGCGAAGACGTAGAGCGATTCGCCCTCCAGGAAGGGACGGGTCATGACCGCCGCTCTCAGGACTGGCGTGGTCACGGATCCGACCACACAGACGAGGCCGTGGGCGCGGAGGGCGCGAAAGGACACCCGGTCTTCCTCGATGACGAGAAGATCTCCACCGGCCGCACTCACTTCCCTCAGCTCCTGCGTGAGCAGGTCGATTCCGGCACGCACCGTCTGGTGTCCCGCGACCTGTTCACTCTGGACGACCGACACCCGCTGGTTCGTCACCAGGACCCGATAAACGGCGCCCATGAGCACGCTTGCGATGAGGGCCGAAACGATGAGTTCCACGATCGTGAACCCAGCCGTCCCGCCCGGTCTTGCCGAGCGACCAGCATTACGGCTGGCTCTGCGAGCCCACAGGCGAGCTAACCCAGCCGTCCCACCCGGTATCGAAGAGCGACCAGAAATGCGGGTGGCTCCGCGAGACGACAGGCGAGCTAATCCAGGCGTCTCATCCGTTCGGAGGGCGGGCACCGCTTCCCGGAACTGACCGCTCGTTACGCTCATGGCCGATTGATCCGGTACTCGAGTGTGTCCGCCACTGAACTTTCGATTGCCGCCCGGGGTCCAATGCTTCCGGGAGCCCGACCCGGCCCGACGATCACGAACTCCACGCGCTTCCAGTTCGGCGACGACTCGACAACCGACCAGGAGACGTCGAACTCACCTTGGCTCGCCGATCCCGATCCCACGACGGCGAAGGGGGAGCCCCGCACGACTTCCACGCTCGCCTGGAGGGCCACGGCTCGGTTCGTGTCGAGCTTCGTGAGACCCGTGGACCGGACCATCCAGCCCGTGCCCGCCGCAAGACCCAACACGCCGACGGTCAGCACGACCATCGCGACGACGATCTCGATCAGCGTAAGTCCGGCCCGATTCATGGAGTGACCGCCTGTCCGAGAGGAAAAAGCACTACCGCCACCGACGCGGTCCCTCGCACGAACGCCACCTCGACTTCGTCGTTGAACGAGTTCAACGCAGGGCTCGCCACGCCCTTCGGAGTCATGCAGAGCGAGAGCGCATCTCCGCTGACCTCCAGTTCGACCGCGAAACTATCGGCGAAGTCCCGCGACTCGAGAACCGCCCCGAGCCCGTCACAGCCGACCTGAACGGAAACGACCCCACTCCCCGCGTCCGCCACGAGGCTCACCAGCCCCCCTCGCTCCACCGCGAGGGCACGAGCGTGTGCATGACTCGAGAGAAAGGCGGCTCGAGCCGAGCGCACCGTGAGGCGACCGTGCACGTCGCCGAAGCCTGACACCGCAATGGCACTCAGGACGCCGGCGACCACCAGGGCCACCATCATTTCCATCAATGTGAATCCGCTCGTATCCCTCATCGCCGCCCGCCCATCGAGTGCGTCCCGCCCCTCCGCCCCGGCGCGCAGGCCCCGTTGCGGGGAATCGCTTCATCCCCCGGGACTAGCCGCGCCCTCTCATCGTGCCAGTTCCATGCCACCCTGGCGGACTCCAAAGTCTCTGAAAAATCGGCCCCCCTGGCCGAGATTTCAGGGGCCGCCGGTTCCGGCTTCGACACAAAGTTCCGGTCTTCGCGGGCCAACCGCCTAACCATGCTCGTTAGAAGCGGCCCAGCCGTTCGCCTCCGGACACTGCGTGAGTTCCCGAGAGCCGAGGGTGGGAGAGCGCGATGGCCGCGAGCCCTCGGCAGCCTGTCACGCGGCCGTGATCGGTGACGCGAACCGACCCTCCGGCAAGGAGAACGCCTTCGACGAGGGCTTCCCCGCCCACCTCGATAGTCCCGGCCGCCATGACGATTCCCCGCACGTGCGCCGTGCCTCGAATCGTGAGATCTCCTTCCGACAGGATCATTCCGCGGCCTTCCCCCGCGACGACGGCTACTCCGGGGAGGACGCGCACGATTTCGACGGACTCTCCCTCCGGGAGAGTGCCCGCGGTTGCGAGCGTCACGGTGGCGACGTCGAGGAGCCGATCCAAACCGAGGGGTCCCAGTCGAGGTCCCTCAAACAAGGGAGGATCGGCTCCCGGAAAGGGGGGCGGCCGAGGCCGAATCAGCGCGCGTGTTTCGGACCCCCCCGGGCACTCCGGTCCCATCGCCTCGATCGTGCCGGACGGCGCGGCGGATCCGAACTCCAGGGCTCCCGGGAGGGTCGCCGCGATGGAATCCGGATTCAGACGCCAGAGGAGGGCGTGGTGCCTGGGGCCGCCCACCCGACTCCCCGCTCGGCCCAGGATGTAATCGGTGGCGAGGGGCTCGATCGTCGGAGTGGCCGCTGGGCTCGAACCCCCAGGGGAGAATCCTCCGTCCCCCGGAAGCCGCGCGAGTGCCGCCTCACTCAGAACGCGATCTCCCAGGTATCGGAGGGCGGCGCTCTCCACGACCCGCTCCGCGCGAGCCAGGACGAGAATGGAGGTCGCTGCCCCGCCGAGGGCCAGCGTCAGGAAGAGGACGACCGGGAGAATCATCCCGCACGGGGAGGAGAGGCGGCCTCGGAGGGTCATGGCCCGCCGGACGCACCGGGGTGAATCGCCGCCCCCTCTAGACTCCAGCTGTAGAACTCACCTGCGCCGCCGTTCGGAGGGACGAGTTCGAGCGTGACGTCGAGCCCCCTCGCGGTTGCGCTGAATGCGCTCCCCGCGCCGAGCCGCTCAGGGGTGAGGGGCTGGCGACCCCCGCCGCCGCGGCGATACCGCAGCGCCCCATCCGCAAGGTGGTATTCACCGCGCTCGTAGAGACGCGCCAGGATCGGCGGAGGAGCCGAACCCTGCGTCCAGCCCCAGCGCTGCGCGACCTCCCCCTCGCGGGCAACGCACTCCCCCCCACCCTGCACCGACTCGAGCGCGAAGGCTCGCCACCCCCCGTCCCCGCCGAGAACCAGGACGGAATCGCGCCCCGGTTCCGGCTCCCTTCGTCCCCTGAAGGCTACCGGCCACGGACCTGGTACGGTCTCGACGGTACAGACACGCGCGAGGCCACGATAGGCCCGGAGACCTACCCAGTCGCCTCCGTCGTGGACCTGCCAGTCCCGACCGGGCATCCCCGATCGTAGCTCCTCGTCCAGGACGGTCCAAACCGTGTGGACGACGTCGAGCGCTTCGGCCCGAGCCCAGAGCACCGCGATCCAGCGTAGCGAACCAACGAGTGCACCGGCAAAGGCCGCGATGACGAGGAGGCCGAGGGCAAGAGAGACGATCGCTTCCGCCAGGAGAGCACCGGAACGGCTTCGGAGGACCGTCACGGCCGGCTCGGAAGTGACCAGCTACGCGGATGGTGGTAACCGGACCCCGCCCCGACTTCCCCCTCGCGTCCCCCTCCGGAAGGCGGATGGTATTCCACCCGAATGGCCCCGCTGTCCGCGGAGGGGATGAGGATGCCCGGTCCGGCGATTTGCTCCCCGGGTGCGAATCCCGACGACACGCCATCATGGAGCTCAGAGAGGAGGAGAGTGGCGCGCGCTCCGAGATCGGCGGCGTCGAGCTCCCGCGCGGCCAGCTCCAGGGTGCGGGCCGAAAGAGCCGCACCGATCCCCAAGATCGTGAGGCCAACGACGAGCTCGACGAGGGAGGCCCCCGCCCTGGATTCGAGAGACGTCCATCCCCTCATCGCCGGACGCGCCCGTATCCGGAGACCGTGAGCGATAGGATCGCCTTCCTCTTCCGCAGCCGAATGGAGGCGGCCGCGAAGTGCGCGGTCCCGAGTGGACCGAAGTGGAGGTCCAGATCGGCTCGGGCGCCGAGGAGGTCCAACTCGACGCCGCGACCTCTGAGGAGGAGGCGCACCGGCGGTCGCCCGTCGGGGAGGACAAGGAGGGGATCCCCCCCATCGGCGAGAAGGAGGCGAGCCTCGCCATGCGCGCGCGCCTCCCCGCGCGCACGGCGGAAGAAAGAGATCAACTCCTCTCGCGCCCCCCTGAGGAGGAGGGCGTCGGCCTGGTGGATCGCCGGGCCAATCGCGAGACTGGCGGCAACCCCGGCGAGGAGGAGGACGAGGACGAGTTCGGGGAGAGTGAAGCCACGGGTCGAAGTCATGCCGAAAACTTCGGCGACCCGTATGGGCGTGGGGATGGCTGTTCGAGCCCGCGCATTACGCGGAAGTCGGCGACTCCACGCTCAACCGCACCCCGCGGGGCCGGAGGCTTCCCGAGACGGGCCGCTTACTCCAGGCCGTACTCTCGAATCTTATAGCGAAGGGCGCGGTCGCTCAGGTCGAGGAGGGCGGCAGACTTTCCGCGATGCCCGCCCGTCCGCCTCAGCGCGGTCTGGATCAGTTGCCGCTCCAACTCTGCCGAGCGGCGCTTCACCGAGAGGTCGTTGTCGTCCAGCGCGCCCCAGGGAGCGCCGGAGCCGCCGCCGTCGTCCCGTCCTTCTCCGATGCCAAGCCCACCCGATGCGCCCGGTTCCCTCACTTGCAACGGGAGGTCTTCCAGGCGGATGCGTGGACCTTCGCACAGCACAAGCGCCCGCTCGAGGACGTTTCCGAGCTCGCGCACATTTCCGGGCCATGAATACTGGAGAAGGGCGTCCATCGCCGGACGCTCCACTCCCGAGGTTTCGACGTTCAGGCGCTGCCGATGAACGTCGAGGAGATGGTGGACGAGGAGGGGAAGGTCCTCCGGCCGGTCCTTGAGCGGGGGAAGTGCGACCGTCACGACCGCGATGCGGTAGTAGAGGTCCTCGCGGAAGCGACCGACGCCGACGTCGGTCTCGAGCAAGCGATTCGTGGCCGCCACGATGCGCACGTCGGCCTCCCTCGTCTTGGTGTCGCCGACGCGCCGGATCTCGCCTTCCTGGAGGGCCCGCAGAAGTTTCACCTGGAGGGACTCGGGAAGCTCGCCGACCTCGTCCAGGAAGAGGGTCCCGCCGTTCGCGGCCTCGAAGAGCCCTTCCCGATCGGAGTCCGCACCGGAAAACGCACCCTTCACGTAGCCGAAAAATTGCGATTCGAGGAGCCCTTCGGGAATCGCGCCGCAGTTCACCGCGACGAAGGGAGCGGACGCGCGCGCGCTTTCCCGGTGGATAAGGCGGGCGAGGAGCTCCTTACCCGTTCCGGTCGGCCCGGTGATGAGGATCGAAGTCGGGTGCTGGGCGACCTTGGTCGCCACCTCGAGGGCCCGCACCATTTCCGGGGATCGTGCCACGATCTCGCCGTACCGCTTCTCGGTACGCACCTCCTGGCGAAGGCGCCCCACCTCGTTCCGCAGCCGCTCGCGTTCCTCGACCTTTTTGAGCGTGAGTAGGATTTCCTCGCCGCCAAAAGGCTTGGCGATGAAGTCTGCGGCCCCCTTTCGCGTGGCGTCCACGGCGACGTCAATATTTCCGTAGGCGGTCATGACGACTACGGGCGCCGTACCCCCCGACTCCCGGTAGCTCCCGAGGAAGGCGAGGCCATCCATCCCCGGCATACGAACGTCCACGAGGATGAGGTCAGGGGTGGTGTCACGGGCGATCTTGAGTCCTTCCGTGGCGTCGCGCCCAGATTGGACCGTGTAACCCGCGTCCCCGAGAATCAGAGAAAGCGACTTCCGCAGTCCAGCATCATCATCCACGACAAGAACTCTCATCCGCCCTCCGAAGCCTCTGGAAGCCTGACAGTGAAGCGCGCCCCACCCTCCGGGCGATTCCCGGCTTCGATTCGACCGCCGAGTTCCTGCACGATCCTTGTGGTGATGGCGAGTCCCACCCCGGTGCCCTTCCCCGGTTCCTTCGTCGTATAAAAGGGGTCGAAGATGAAGGGGAGGCTGTCGGCGGGAATCCCCGGGCCGTTATCGGAGACGATCAAGACGACGTCGCGGGCCGCCTCGCCACCGGCCATCGCCCTTCGGGCCGTCCCTTCCGAGAAGAGGAGGGGGATTCGCCGGCGGTGCGAATAGTCCACTTCCGGCGGATCGTCATCACGCCGCCGCTTGACGGGGAGGTCACGTACGGCCGGCCCCGCCCTGAGGTCAATCAGGATCTCGGGACTCTCCGACTCCCGCACCGCCCACAAGGCGTTCATGAGCAAATTGACCAGGACCTGTTCGAGGTATTGGGGGCGTGCGTTCACGATGTGATCGCCGGGTTCGGCGCGTGTGGTCACTGTTATGCCGTCGAGGGCCCCTCGCGTCTTGAGAAGCTCCAGTGAGCGATCGATCACTCGGATGACCGAAACGGTGGGGGGGCCCTCGGCGTCCCGCCCCGGATCCGCGAAGTCGAGCACGCTTCGGACGATGCGGTCAATGCGGCGGGCCTCGTCCATGGCGGATTCCATCGGTCCCTCGGAGTCGCCACCGGAGTGCATCCGGTTTCGCGCCACGCCGAGGTAGGCCATGAGCGCGCCGAGGGGGTTCCCAACCTCGTGTGCGAGCCCAGCCGCCAGCGTTCCGATCGAAGCCATGCGCGCAGCCCGAACCAGCTCCTCGGTCGTCTCCACGAGATCCTGGTTCGTCCGATCGAGGGAGACGACGTTCTCGGCGAGTTTTTCACGGTCCGCGAGGAAGGCCTGGGCCATCGTGTTGAGGCTCTGCGCGAGCCGGTCCAGCTCGGCGCCGTCGCCCCCCGGGATCCGCTCCTCGTAGGCGCCTCCGGCAATCCACTCCGCCTGTGCGGCAATCCGCTCCAGCGGTCGAAAGACGGTACGCTGGAGGAAGTACCGCATGAAGATGAAGGTGATCGCGAGGTCCGCGGTCACGATCCCTGCGATGAGAAAGGCGCCCTGTGCAGGCGAATCCAGCCGTGGGAGCGTGACCGCGAGGGCGGCGAGTGCGAGAAGAACGGCGCCTGTGAACAGGACCGCCATGGAGACGAGAAGCTCCCGGCGGACCGACCGGCGGGGGCGAGACGTCGGCGCGGCGGTGGCGGTCATCCTCCGCCGTGACGGTGCGGCGGTCTCAGCGCGCGCATTGGGGGACGCCCTGGCCCGCGGTGTGCGGCTGACCGTTTGGGAGGTCCGGAGCCGCAGCGTTCCCGAGATAGATGGCGCACCCCTTGTCCTCGTCGAGCGAGGTGTGGGTGCCGAGGGCCGCCCATCCCTGCCGCGTCGCCTCCGTCACCTCGACCGCGACCCCGGGGCTCGGCGTGAAATCGAGGGCATCCAGGTCGGTCGCGTAGCCGAAATTGGACAGGTAATAGAGCTCCTGCTGCTGGGCGAAGTACCGGAAGTCGCTCACGATGCTCGTGAAGTGCGCCCGGGCCCGGGCATCGTCGAGCCTTGGAATCATGATCGCGGCGAGAAGCCCGATGATCATGATCACGATGATCAGCTCGATGAGGGTGAATCCCGCCATCCGATTCGACTTCGAAGAGTGGCTCCGGAAGCGGCCCGCTCCGCGAGCCCCGGGGCGGGCCGACCCGGCCGTCCGATCGCGGGCGGATTCCACGCGGCCTTCGCGTGCGGCCGGCTTCAGACTTTTGCTCGGGTTCATCTTCGCTCTCCTCCTCGGGAGACTCTCCTCGAAACGCTATCCGGGATCCTATCCAACCGGCAAGGTCCCCGGACGGACGAGGGGCGGGGCACGACCATTCGCACCCCGCCCCTCAATTTTCGCGGCCGCGCATGCGAGGCAACCTCCCGTTCACCGAAGCTCGATGGCTCCGCGCTTCGGGCCGGTCGCCCCGGTCAGGATCAGGCGCAGTCTATCGTCCCCACCGTGGAGTCGTAAGTGCATACGACTGCCGTGGAGGTGTG is part of the Gemmatimonadota bacterium genome and encodes:
- the pilM gene encoding type IV pilus assembly protein PilM; translated protein: MGLFGQKKTSIGLDIGSGFVKLVEVDHSGDYPEVVRIAMRPLLPDAIVEGEIMDPGLVSETVRELVAESGLKKKEVVTAVGGHDVIIKKIEMDRMKESDAREVIRWEAEQHVPFDINSVELDFEILDPDSDGLQMQVLLVAAKRELVENKVALLAEAGLSPRLIDVDAFALHNAFERNYPEGMQGIVALVNVGHEMTNVNILEDGSPILTRDIPFGSRKMREDLQRERGLTAEAADELLQAKVRPQDIMAFVRGSADEVAVGVERAAAFLTTRDSGAGLGRIYLSGGGARISGLAEAIGGRLAVETILVNPFERIPVRAGTPTNLVLDEVGPMLLLPLGLALRAP
- a CDS encoding prepilin-type N-terminal cleavage/methylation domain-containing protein, with translation MTSTRGFTLPELVLVLLLAGVAASLAIGPAIHQADALLLRGAREELISFFRRARGEARAHGEARLLLADGGDPLLVLPDGRPPVRLLLRGRGVELDLLGARADLDLHFGPLGTAHFAAASIRLRKRKAILSLTVSGYGRVRR
- a CDS encoding prepilin-type N-terminal cleavage/methylation domain-containing protein, with protein sequence MRDTSGFTLMEMMVALVVAGVLSAIAVSGFGDVHGRLTVRSARAAFLSSHAHARALAVERGGLVSLVADAGSGVVSVQVGCDGLGAVLESRDFADSFAVELEVSGDALSLCMTPKGVASPALNSFNDEVEVAFVRGTASVAVVLFPLGQAVTP
- a CDS encoding prepilin-type N-terminal cleavage/methylation domain-containing protein; this translates as MNPSKSLKPAAREGRVESARDRTAGSARPGARGAGRFRSHSSKSNRMAGFTLIELIIVIMIIGLLAAIMIPRLDDARARAHFTSIVSDFRYFAQQQELYYLSNFGYATDLDALDFTPSPGVAVEVTEATRQGWAALGTHTSLDEDKGCAIYLGNAAAPDLPNGQPHTAGQGVPQCAR
- a CDS encoding polymer-forming cytoskeletal protein; its protein translation is MTLRGRLSSPCGMILPVVLFLTLALGGAATSILVLARAERVVESAALRYLGDRVLSEAALARLPGDGGFSPGGSSPAATPTIEPLATDYILGRAGSRVGGPRHHALLWRLNPDSIAATLPGALEFGSAAPSGTIEAMGPECPGGSETRALIRPRPPPFPGADPPLFEGPRLGPLGLDRLLDVATVTLATAGTLPEGESVEIVRVLPGVAVVAGEGRGMILSEGDLTIRGTAHVRGIVMAAGTIEVGGEALVEGVLLAGGSVRVTDHGRVTGCRGLAAIALSHPRLSGTHAVSGGERLGRF
- the pilO gene encoding type 4a pilus biogenesis protein PilO; this translates as MSLLPKERNHQIALIIIIAAISVGYGFYEYWYTPQLDGIDSLQARLDGLENRNRQARVVEARSADLEDDLVIYERHVRRLEELIPQNDEVPALLNSIVLEARRVGVEMGALNPGPSEAGEFYTEQSYEVAVVGDFHPVGRFLASIASLSRIITPIGLDVEPYTGTPPQETMVAPVTARFRVLTYVLPGAAGVAAVPADVGRVNE
- a CDS encoding ATP-binding protein, producing the protein MTATAAPTSRPRRSVRRELLVSMAVLFTGAVLLALAALAVTLPRLDSPAQGAFLIAGIVTADLAITFIFMRYFLQRTVFRPLERIAAQAEWIAGGAYEERIPGGDGAELDRLAQSLNTMAQAFLADREKLAENVVSLDRTNQDLVETTEELVRAARMASIGTLAAGLAHEVGNPLGALMAYLGVARNRMHSGGDSEGPMESAMDEARRIDRIVRSVLDFADPGRDAEGPPTVSVIRVIDRSLELLKTRGALDGITVTTRAEPGDHIVNARPQYLEQVLVNLLMNALWAVRESESPEILIDLRAGPAVRDLPVKRRRDDDPPEVDYSHRRRIPLLFSEGTARRAMAGGEAARDVVLIVSDNGPGIPADSLPFIFDPFYTTKEPGKGTGVGLAITTRIVQELGGRIEAGNRPEGGARFTVRLPEASEGG
- a CDS encoding prepilin-type N-terminal cleavage/methylation domain-containing protein, producing MNRAGLTLIEIVVAMVVLTVGVLGLAAGTGWMVRSTGLTKLDTNRAVALQASVEVVRGSPFAVVGSGSASQGEFDVSWSVVESSPNWKRVEFVIVGPGRAPGSIGPRAAIESSVADTLEYRINRP
- a CDS encoding sigma-54 dependent transcriptional regulator; this translates as MRVLVVDDDAGLRKSLSLILGDAGYTVQSGRDATEGLKIARDTTPDLILVDVRMPGMDGLAFLGSYRESGGTAPVVVMTAYGNIDVAVDATRKGAADFIAKPFGGEEILLTLKKVEERERLRNEVGRLRQEVRTEKRYGEIVARSPEMVRALEVATKVAQHPTSILITGPTGTGKELLARLIHRESARASAPFVAVNCGAIPEGLLESQFFGYVKGAFSGADSDREGLFEAANGGTLFLDEVGELPESLQVKLLRALQEGEIRRVGDTKTREADVRIVAATNRLLETDVGVGRFREDLYYRIAVVTVALPPLKDRPEDLPLLVHHLLDVHRQRLNVETSGVERPAMDALLQYSWPGNVRELGNVLERALVLCEGPRIRLEDLPLQVREPGASGGLGIGEGRDDGGGSGAPWGALDDNDLSVKRRSAELERQLIQTALRRTGGHRGKSAALLDLSDRALRYKIREYGLE
- a CDS encoding PilN domain-containing protein — translated: MGRWSMAAGIAVIGVLGGAAWLFLGVIGVAEELQVQIELQQADSARFSEIIRRTGVLQARRDTIARRVAVIQDIDDARYLWPHLMDEVGRALPDYTWLTRMTEVTGGGAEVLFRLEGQSGTYFGLTTLMENLEASPFIERVSLISSEQVSVPTGPGTSQFVYSFTLEGFSREPPPEVIELIPLFGPSVVPPGVQGD